Proteins encoded by one window of Synechococcus sp. MVIR-18-1:
- the gcvH gene encoding glycine cleavage system protein GcvH, which translates to MAFDFPDQFRFADSHEYVRQEAELVRVGLSAYAVDQLGDIVFVDVPELGSELSRGTSFGTVESVKAVEEMYAPITGEVVQRNEAVLANPEELQNDPHGEGWLLVIRPSDPAQIGELMDSATYSAKVAAA; encoded by the coding sequence ATGGCCTTCGACTTTCCCGACCAGTTTCGGTTCGCCGACAGTCATGAATATGTCCGGCAGGAAGCGGAGCTCGTGCGGGTTGGCCTGAGCGCCTACGCCGTGGATCAGCTCGGCGACATTGTGTTTGTGGATGTGCCTGAGCTGGGGTCTGAGCTCAGCCGCGGAACCAGCTTTGGAACGGTGGAATCGGTGAAAGCCGTTGAGGAGATGTACGCGCCGATTACGGGCGAAGTGGTGCAGCGCAATGAAGCGGTGTTGGCCAATCCTGAGGAGCTTCAAAACGATCCTCATGGGGAGGGTTGGCTCTTGGTCATCCGCCCGTCAGATCCAGCCCAGATTGGGGAGTTGATGGATTCAGCGACCTACTCCGCCAAGGTGGCGGCTGCCTAA